GTAGGTGTCACCTTTAAAACTTCTGTCAAATCATAGCATGGCAGTGATTTTCTGGAAACCTGACTGCAAAAAACATGATAAAAAAAGAATGGGATGATGTACAGAAGCTTGTTCATTAAAGATCCTTTTTGAATTTAACGTAAAAATACATTTTTATGCCTAAAAAATCATCCACACCATACCATAATATTTTATAATTAACTATTTCACAAATAAAATGAACATTAAACAGATGTTCTGTATCAGAAAAGAAAAAAACAGGTAAAATAATTATTCATCAGTAATCACAGTAGCAGACAGCATTACAGGTGTGATCTTCCTGAGATACCTTCATATTCGGCTTAAGTGCAATTGCTAAGGCTTACGATACCGTTAGTCACATTTCAGGATGGCTGCATCAATCCTTCTGTTTTACCGGCAATGGAATGAATGGCTGCAGCCGGAATACTGTACGTAATCTTTATCAATCACCTAGGTACAGTACCGAACTCTTATCTGGTATATCGTTTAATTTTGTCTGAATTTTTGGTTGGGGCCGTTTTTTTCGACAGGATTTTTATTTTAATTTTTTGAGATCGAAAGGATTTATGAAAATCAGTTCTTCATGTTTACCTTTGATTTCCAGTTTCCTCTGCAGTAAGTTCAGCGCCATTTTCCGGATGAAGAAATCTTTGTCAACCAGCTTCCAGTAAGAATCTTCATGTACGCGTTTCGGAGCGCGGATCGTATAAAATTCCGTAACCCAGGAATCTGCATTGTGGTAAAATTCAATAATTCCGCAATGATCAGGGATCAGCGAATGGTCTACCATTCCCATCGGAAGCAGGAAACTGAACGCATTGCAGATGTAATCTCCGCAGCATATTTTATCATGTTTCAAAAACTTTTCTCCCGTATTGACATTGGTGTAGGATTTTTTAAAATCATTTTTAAAATCGCTTTTTGAAAGCTTGATCTCAATCTCATGGCTGAAACCTTCGGCATCAACAATAAGTATATCCGCTTCCCAATCGGCATGGAAATGATTGGTCAATACAATTTCCTTCTCAAAATTGCAGTGAGAATGCATAAATGCATGAACTAATTCTTCAATTTTCACTTTCATAAATACTAAATCTGGACGTTAGGAATTACCTGAATTATGAAACCAAAAGGCTGCACCCGCGGATATCGGAATGATCAATCCTGCCCAATACCTGGAATTTATTTCCCGTGATTTTCCCTAGATCCTGTGTTGCAATAAACGAACAGGAATGGATATTGGCCAGATCAATGATATTGATCGCTCCGGTCCTTCCCTCTTTTTCATAGCCCAGCGGATCTTCGGCATTTCTTACCATAATTTTCATCCATGACGGGCACTCATATTCGTTATTCCCTAAAGAATACGCCTGTGAAAGTAGTTCCGTCATGGAATATTCTGAATAGATCTTATCTGTTTTAAACCCATACTGTAGGATTTTCAACAGTTCATCCTTCGTCATTTCCTCTTTCCTTCCTTTCATGCCGCCTGTTTCGATCACTGTTAAATTTTCAAGGAGGCTGAGGGGCTCCGCGTTTTTTTCAGAGTGGCAATAATCCAGGAAATCCAGTAATGCAAATGATACTCCGAAAAGAATTACTTTTTTATTTCCTAAGATATTCAGCAGGTTAAATAAATCCGAATGGTTGTAAAGGAAATATCCGTTTTCCGGCTGAGCGGATTTTTTCATCAGGTAGTCCACCATATAAATGAGGGAAGAATTCTGTCTTTCCAGATAACTGGGCAGCAATCCCAGGAAAATAAAATCTTCGGGTCTCCCTATAAACTGCTCAAAACTTTTATAAATACTTTCTTCATAGGTTTTTTCATCAGCAATCCAATGTCTGGACAGGTTCATTTTTGTAGTTCCGGAACTCTGGAAGAATAGATCTGCTGTTTTATTCCTGTCTAAAATCTGATGGTTTTTAAACATCTCAATCGGCAGAAAAGGGATTGTTTCCAGACTGTTGACCGTTTCAGGGCTGATCTTTAAATAGTCTACGAACTTTCTGTAGATTTCTACATGGTCATACTGGTACCGGAATGTCTCCAGTGAAGCTTTTAAAAAATCCTGTTCTGTCTTTATACTGAATATATTTTCCACTTAAATAGTCATTTTTGCGGTTGCATTTTCGTTATCAATCAGTTAATATGCCACCTTTTATCTTTGATCTTTTTTTACTTTAAAAATTAAATTTCAGTCAGATTATTGTAATGATACATCGGAATATGGATTAAATAAAGGTGAATTTTTTTCCGATGAATTATTTTATGGGTAATTTTCTATGCGTTCTCCAAGCCAAAAGTTTTCAGCTCAAATTCGTGTTCAAATACCCCATAGG
The sequence above is a segment of the Chryseobacterium sp. JJR-5R genome. Coding sequences within it:
- a CDS encoding acyl transferase; its protein translation is MENIFSIKTEQDFLKASLETFRYQYDHVEIYRKFVDYLKISPETVNSLETIPFLPIEMFKNHQILDRNKTADLFFQSSGTTKMNLSRHWIADEKTYEESIYKSFEQFIGRPEDFIFLGLLPSYLERQNSSLIYMVDYLMKKSAQPENGYFLYNHSDLFNLLNILGNKKVILFGVSFALLDFLDYCHSEKNAEPLSLLENLTVIETGGMKGRKEEMTKDELLKILQYGFKTDKIYSEYSMTELLSQAYSLGNNEYECPSWMKIMVRNAEDPLGYEKEGRTGAINIIDLANIHSCSFIATQDLGKITGNKFQVLGRIDHSDIRGCSLLVS